A region from the Sandaracinus amylolyticus genome encodes:
- a CDS encoding phosphoribosylanthranilate isomerase has translation MTAIKICGITRLEDAEHALALGVDAIGLNFWARSKRRVEHAVAREIVRRAKDRARVVAIVVDATRAEIADIRESTGIRWVQLHGDEDATFTRALLPWAYQAVRAQGDEGFRIAMGAPGIEVLLDASVPGEKGGTGVVADWSLASRVARARPLWLAGGLTAENVVEAIRVARPMGVDSASGVERAPGVKDPAKVEAFVRAVRNASR, from the coding sequence ATGACGGCGATCAAGATCTGCGGGATCACTCGGCTCGAGGATGCGGAGCACGCGCTCGCGCTCGGGGTCGACGCGATCGGGCTCAACTTCTGGGCGCGTAGCAAGCGACGTGTGGAGCACGCGGTCGCGCGCGAGATCGTGCGGCGCGCGAAGGATCGTGCGCGCGTGGTCGCGATCGTCGTGGACGCGACGCGCGCCGAGATCGCCGACATCCGCGAGTCGACCGGCATCCGTTGGGTGCAGCTGCACGGCGACGAGGACGCGACGTTCACGCGCGCGCTGCTGCCCTGGGCGTACCAGGCGGTGCGCGCGCAGGGCGACGAGGGCTTCCGCATCGCGATGGGCGCGCCGGGGATCGAGGTGCTGCTCGACGCGAGCGTGCCGGGAGAGAAGGGCGGCACCGGCGTGGTGGCGGACTGGTCGCTCGCGTCGCGCGTCGCGCGCGCTCGTCCGCTCTGGCTCGCGGGCGGGCTGACGGCCGAGAACGTCGTCGAGGCGATCCGCGTCGCGCGGCCGATGGGCGTCGACAGCGCGAGCGGTGTCGAGCGCGCGCCGGGCGTGAAGGATCCTGCGAAGGTCGAAGCGTTCGTGCGCGCGGTGCGAAACGCGTCGCGCTGA
- the trpA gene encoding tryptophan synthase subunit alpha has protein sequence MSRIAQAFERAAAEKRPALITYLCAGDPDLASTPDLIVAIAEAGADVIELGVPFSDPTADGPVIQRASERALRAGTTLSGVLDAVRAARARTSVPILLFGYYNPLAARGEAKVAREAKDAGADGFLVVDLPPEEAPALRDHVVALGLDWVPLVAPTSTPARVARAAEVATSFVYVISVAGVTGAGHADLEVAAKRAAEVRTATGHKVALGFGIKTADDARRAAPHVDGIVVGSALVTAIAERGVAGASELVRSLRSTLG, from the coding sequence ATGTCGCGCATCGCCCAGGCCTTCGAGCGTGCTGCCGCGGAGAAGCGGCCCGCGCTGATCACGTATCTCTGCGCCGGCGATCCCGACCTCGCGTCCACGCCCGATCTGATCGTCGCGATCGCCGAGGCCGGCGCCGACGTGATCGAGCTCGGCGTGCCGTTCAGTGATCCCACCGCCGACGGTCCGGTGATCCAGCGCGCGAGCGAGCGCGCGCTGCGCGCGGGCACGACGCTCTCGGGCGTGCTCGATGCGGTGCGCGCGGCGCGTGCGCGGACGAGCGTCCCGATCCTGCTCTTCGGTTACTACAACCCGCTCGCGGCGCGCGGCGAGGCGAAGGTCGCGCGCGAGGCGAAGGACGCGGGCGCCGACGGATTCCTCGTCGTCGATCTCCCGCCCGAGGAGGCGCCGGCGCTGCGCGATCACGTGGTCGCGCTCGGGCTCGACTGGGTGCCGCTGGTCGCGCCGACGAGCACGCCCGCGCGCGTCGCGCGCGCCGCGGAGGTCGCGACGTCGTTCGTCTACGTCATCTCGGTCGCGGGCGTGACGGGCGCAGGGCACGCGGATCTCGAGGTCGCCGCGAAGCGCGCGGCCGAGGTGCGCACCGCGACGGGCCACAAGGTCGCGCTCGGCTTCGGCATCAAGACCGCCGACGACGCGCGCCGCGCGGCGCCCCACGTCGACGGCATCGTCGTCGGCAGCGCGCTGGTGACCGCGATCGCCGAGCGAGGCGTCGCCGGCGCGAGCGAGCTCGTCCGCTCTCTTCGCAGCACGCTCGGCTGA
- a CDS encoding DciA family protein has product MYPSNEPDELRLVRAIAWWERHVPPRVSRNARPAKLYRGTLMIHAVTSAWSQEISMLLPGWMQALSRAVPGIDPTKVRIKVGPLPPKPPSKPVPPPIAPLSLTDLPDQVAASLITIADDQVRDAVAKAAAQSLAPRGPRAPTRRTGRG; this is encoded by the coding sequence GTGTACCCGTCGAACGAGCCCGACGAGCTGCGGCTGGTGCGCGCGATCGCGTGGTGGGAGCGCCACGTGCCGCCGCGCGTGTCGCGCAACGCGCGGCCCGCGAAGCTGTATCGCGGCACGCTGATGATCCACGCGGTGACGAGCGCGTGGTCGCAGGAGATCTCGATGCTCCTGCCGGGGTGGATGCAGGCGCTCTCGCGCGCGGTGCCGGGCATCGATCCGACGAAGGTGCGCATCAAGGTCGGCCCGCTCCCGCCGAAGCCGCCGAGCAAGCCGGTGCCGCCGCCGATCGCGCCGCTCTCGCTGACCGATCTGCCCGATCAGGTCGCGGCGTCGCTGATCACGATCGCCGACGATCAGGTGCGCGACGCCGTCGCGAAGGCCGCCGCGCAGTCGCTCGCGCCGCGCGGTCCGCGCGCGCCGACGCGACGGACCGGTCGCGGATGA
- a CDS encoding DUF2330 domain-containing protein, whose protein sequence is MLRPLFVATAVCAALTPLFAPDVARACGGCFHPPEGNPSPVTGHRMAVALGTTQTTLWDQIAYDGDPADFVWVLPIAGTSTVEIADNAFFESLVAHTTITLVAPPPPRTSCGDPCGDTIFASADSAPGRELGGDGSVTVHHEGVVGPYATATIGSEDPDALVTWLRENRYQVPDAMLPTITHYVDLGMNFVVLRLSPSANVQRMVPVRVTVPGLSTTFPLRMVAAGVEVSVELELFVFAESRIEAANFGNAEVDRAAVSFDWATLTFDYDARYEDALFAGEGVGTNWVTEYAAIASASIGAYQSFPPDGSEPTSAAADWMVVTRSVADPYLTRMRTRLPVSELGVDLQLRMSDREDLAETRVMVTRERNRPDEPECPTFCAHPGVEPGTSGRGRGDRLRCSTSMPGAGARGVLALASVAAVAIALRRRRA, encoded by the coding sequence ATGCTCCGACCGCTCTTCGTCGCGACCGCCGTCTGCGCCGCGCTGACACCGCTCTTCGCGCCCGACGTCGCGCGGGCGTGCGGCGGCTGCTTCCACCCGCCCGAGGGCAATCCATCGCCGGTCACCGGGCATCGCATGGCGGTCGCGCTCGGCACGACGCAGACGACGCTCTGGGATCAGATCGCGTACGACGGAGACCCGGCGGACTTCGTGTGGGTCCTCCCGATCGCCGGCACGTCGACGGTCGAGATCGCCGACAACGCGTTCTTCGAGTCGCTCGTCGCGCACACCACGATCACGCTCGTCGCGCCTCCGCCGCCGCGCACGTCGTGCGGCGACCCGTGCGGAGACACGATCTTCGCGTCGGCCGACAGCGCGCCGGGACGCGAGCTCGGCGGCGACGGCTCGGTCACCGTGCACCACGAAGGCGTCGTGGGCCCGTACGCGACCGCGACCATCGGCTCCGAAGATCCCGACGCGCTCGTGACCTGGCTGCGCGAGAACCGCTACCAGGTGCCCGACGCGATGCTCCCGACGATCACGCACTACGTCGATCTCGGCATGAACTTCGTCGTGCTGCGCCTCAGCCCGAGCGCGAACGTGCAGCGCATGGTGCCGGTGCGCGTGACCGTGCCCGGGCTGTCGACGACGTTCCCGCTGCGCATGGTCGCGGCGGGCGTCGAGGTGTCGGTCGAGCTCGAGCTCTTCGTGTTCGCCGAGAGCCGCATCGAGGCGGCGAACTTCGGCAACGCCGAGGTCGATCGCGCCGCGGTGTCGTTCGACTGGGCGACGCTCACGTTCGACTACGACGCGCGCTACGAGGACGCGCTCTTCGCGGGCGAGGGCGTGGGCACGAACTGGGTGACCGAGTACGCGGCGATCGCGTCGGCCTCGATCGGCGCGTACCAGAGCTTCCCGCCCGACGGCAGCGAGCCGACGAGCGCCGCGGCGGACTGGATGGTGGTCACGCGCTCGGTCGCCGACCCGTACCTCACGCGCATGCGCACCCGCCTCCCAGTCAGCGAGCTCGGCGTCGATCTGCAGCTGCGCATGTCGGACCGCGAGGACCTCGCGGAGACGCGCGTGATGGTGACGCGCGAGCGGAACCGACCCGACGAGCCCGAGTGCCCCACGTTCTGCGCGCACCCGGGCGTCGAGCCCGGAACGAGCGGTCGTGGGCGCGGCGATCGGCTGCGCTGCAGCACGAGCATGCCCGGCGCCGGTGCGCGCGGTGTGCTCGCGCTCGCGAGCGTCGCGGCCGTCGCGATCGCTCTGCGCAGGCGTCGCGCGTGA
- a CDS encoding DUF2314 domain-containing protein: MPTIPVEPLLRNLFAIYLGPGAPPDARSLRAHVEQELGSLAEPIGGIARMLIARPELLTVDVQPARALPAPPLEMMRYLGTGEDEIARIARASHAAIVAVTLPILPGFPGSALALAGSRAVASLHDGVILDVDRRRALPSSDVDRPVDAQPRFVATRDLILPVSRGDDGLGWMTTLGMPSYGLPNLSMRAITPGTERPVLQLVNAVAQAIVESLEREAIDKRGKLERVTLGETITIDHGHLARARGQSAPNDRGRGASIGLRLAPAGQHEPFLELVAPPGVRDDVWASRALDALLGAPKTMGGAYDADAMEAAHREAVATLPRARERFSAGLDVHEALYVKHGFDDRKGGREYMWIAVTSWRGDRIEGRLANHSTNRIDLRAGVSVSIAEGDVYDWMLAGAGGVIEGGFTSKVSGA; this comes from the coding sequence ATGCCGACGATCCCGGTCGAGCCGCTGCTGCGCAACCTCTTCGCGATCTATCTCGGGCCGGGCGCTCCACCCGACGCGCGCTCGCTCCGGGCGCACGTCGAGCAGGAGCTCGGCTCGCTCGCCGAGCCGATCGGCGGCATCGCGCGGATGTTGATCGCGCGGCCCGAGCTGTTGACCGTCGACGTGCAGCCCGCGCGCGCGCTCCCCGCGCCGCCGCTCGAGATGATGCGCTACCTCGGCACCGGCGAGGACGAGATCGCGCGCATCGCGCGCGCGTCGCACGCCGCGATCGTCGCGGTCACGCTGCCGATCCTCCCCGGCTTCCCGGGATCGGCGCTCGCGCTCGCGGGCTCGCGCGCCGTCGCGAGCCTGCACGACGGCGTGATCCTCGACGTCGATCGACGGCGCGCGCTGCCTTCGAGCGACGTCGATCGGCCGGTCGACGCGCAGCCGCGCTTCGTCGCGACGCGCGATCTCATCCTGCCGGTCTCGCGCGGCGACGACGGGCTCGGCTGGATGACGACGCTCGGCATGCCCTCGTACGGCCTGCCGAACCTCTCGATGCGCGCGATCACGCCGGGCACCGAGCGACCCGTGCTCCAGCTCGTCAACGCCGTCGCGCAGGCGATCGTGGAGTCGCTCGAGCGCGAGGCGATCGACAAGCGCGGCAAGCTCGAGCGCGTGACGCTCGGTGAGACGATCACGATCGATCACGGCCACCTCGCGCGCGCGCGCGGCCAGTCGGCGCCGAACGATCGCGGTCGCGGCGCATCGATCGGGCTGCGCCTCGCGCCCGCGGGACAGCACGAGCCCTTCCTCGAGCTCGTCGCGCCGCCCGGTGTGCGCGACGACGTGTGGGCGTCGCGCGCGCTCGACGCGCTGCTCGGTGCGCCGAAGACGATGGGCGGCGCGTACGACGCGGACGCGATGGAGGCCGCGCATCGCGAGGCGGTCGCGACGCTCCCGCGCGCGCGCGAGCGCTTCTCCGCGGGCCTCGACGTGCACGAGGCGCTCTACGTGAAGCACGGCTTCGACGACCGGAAGGGCGGCCGCGAGTACATGTGGATCGCGGTCACGTCGTGGCGTGGTGATCGCATCGAGGGGCGCCTCGCGAACCACTCGACGAACCGCATCGATCTGCGCGCGGGCGTGAGCGTGTCGATCGCCGAAGGCGACGTGTACGACTGGATGCTCGCGGGTGCGGGCGGCGTCATCGAGGGTGGCTTCACGAGCAAGGTGAGCGGCGCCTGA
- the trpB gene encoding tryptophan synthase subunit beta produces MSTSLPGRFGPFGGRFVAETLIPALDDLESAYAAARADAAFEARRLELLARWVGRPTPLFFAENLSREVGARVWLKREDLCHTGAHKVNNTVGQVLLAKRMGKPRVIAETGAGQHGVATATACALLGLRCEVFMGAEDVRRQSPNVQRMELLGAKVVPVTSGSATLKDAMNEAMRDWVTNVATTYYCVGSVAGPHPYPSIVRDFQRVIGDEARAQILADENVLPDAVVAAVGGGSNAMGIFAGFVDDPSVKLFGVEAAGHGIASGKHAATLTAGKPGVLHGMRTYVLQDDDGQIVEAHSISAGLDYPGVGPEHAWLRDTGRAQYVSVDDEEALAGFQLLARTEGILPALESSHAIAALHPIAKQLGKDARIVVSLSGRGDKDLNTVRDALAARGTSH; encoded by the coding sequence ATGTCCACGTCGCTGCCCGGTCGTTTCGGTCCCTTCGGCGGCCGCTTCGTCGCCGAGACCCTGATCCCCGCGCTGGACGACCTCGAGAGCGCCTACGCCGCCGCGCGCGCCGACGCGGCGTTCGAGGCGCGCCGGCTCGAGCTCCTCGCGCGCTGGGTGGGCCGACCGACGCCGCTCTTCTTCGCCGAGAACCTCTCGCGCGAGGTCGGCGCGCGCGTGTGGCTGAAGCGCGAGGACCTCTGCCACACCGGCGCTCACAAGGTGAACAACACCGTCGGTCAGGTCCTCCTCGCCAAGCGGATGGGCAAGCCGCGCGTCATCGCGGAGACCGGCGCGGGACAGCACGGCGTCGCGACCGCGACCGCGTGCGCGCTGCTCGGCCTGCGCTGCGAGGTGTTCATGGGCGCCGAGGACGTACGCCGTCAGTCGCCCAACGTGCAGCGCATGGAGCTGCTCGGCGCGAAGGTCGTCCCGGTCACGAGCGGCAGCGCGACGCTCAAGGACGCGATGAACGAGGCGATGCGCGACTGGGTCACGAACGTCGCGACCACGTACTACTGCGTGGGCTCGGTCGCGGGGCCGCATCCGTATCCCTCGATCGTGCGCGACTTCCAGCGCGTGATCGGCGACGAAGCGCGCGCGCAGATCCTCGCCGACGAGAACGTGCTGCCCGACGCGGTGGTGGCCGCGGTCGGCGGCGGCTCGAACGCGATGGGCATCTTCGCGGGATTCGTCGACGATCCGAGCGTGAAGCTCTTCGGCGTCGAGGCCGCGGGGCACGGGATCGCGAGCGGCAAGCACGCCGCGACGCTCACCGCGGGCAAGCCCGGCGTGCTCCACGGCATGCGCACCTACGTGCTGCAGGACGACGACGGACAGATCGTCGAGGCGCACTCGATCAGCGCGGGCCTCGACTATCCGGGCGTCGGGCCCGAGCACGCGTGGCTGCGCGACACCGGGCGCGCGCAGTACGTGAGCGTCGACGACGAAGAGGCGCTCGCCGGGTTCCAGCTGCTCGCGCGCACCGAGGGCATCCTGCCCGCGCTCGAGAGCAGCCACGCGATCGCGGCGCTGCACCCGATCGCGAAGCAGCTCGGCAAGGACGCGCGCATCGTCGTATCGCTGAGCGGCCGCGGCGACAAGGATCTGAACACGGTGCGCGACGCGCTCGCGGCGCGCGGCACGTCGCACTGA
- a CDS encoding ribonuclease D, with amino-acid sequence MIDRPEELERLARALAAAPAIGLDTEGDGLYRYRTRLCTMQIAHPQGVALIDTLAIVDRRALAPILGAAGPEKVLHDCAFDARLLAREGLPLANVFDTAVAARFLGELSTGLSSLLGKHLGVSIGKDLQQADWGKRPLDDAERAYLEQDVRHLLPLASLLRERCADAEILEEVRVESAWAASANAEPEEEPGPAWLRVKGAGDLRTGAQRAVLREIAALRERIAQDEDVPPFRVLPNPVLIVIARKMPRDRAALDAIHALAKRPELAPAILEAVARGLDAREVPRDELDLLRPPAPPFEQRERRKRIETALTTWRKAEADARGVNVQVVLPGHCLRDLAGRAPSDERELLDVPGFGACRVERYGRVVIQIVKGA; translated from the coding sequence ATGATCGATCGTCCCGAAGAGCTCGAGCGCCTCGCGCGCGCGCTCGCCGCCGCGCCGGCGATCGGTCTCGACACCGAGGGCGATGGCCTCTATCGCTACCGCACGCGCCTCTGCACGATGCAGATCGCGCACCCGCAGGGCGTCGCGCTGATCGACACGCTCGCGATCGTCGATCGTCGCGCGCTCGCGCCGATCCTCGGCGCGGCAGGGCCGGAGAAGGTGCTGCACGACTGCGCGTTCGACGCGCGCCTCCTCGCGCGCGAGGGGCTGCCGCTCGCGAACGTGTTCGACACCGCGGTCGCGGCGCGCTTCCTCGGCGAGCTCTCGACGGGGCTCTCGTCGCTGCTCGGCAAGCACCTCGGCGTGTCGATCGGCAAGGACCTGCAGCAGGCGGACTGGGGCAAGCGCCCGCTCGACGACGCGGAGCGCGCGTACCTCGAGCAAGACGTGCGGCACCTGCTCCCGCTCGCGTCGCTGCTGCGCGAGCGCTGCGCCGACGCGGAGATCCTCGAGGAGGTGCGCGTGGAGTCGGCGTGGGCCGCGAGCGCGAACGCCGAGCCCGAGGAAGAGCCCGGGCCCGCGTGGCTGCGCGTGAAGGGCGCCGGCGATCTGCGCACCGGCGCGCAGCGCGCGGTGCTGCGCGAGATCGCGGCGCTGCGCGAGCGCATCGCGCAGGACGAGGACGTGCCGCCGTTCCGCGTGCTGCCGAACCCGGTGCTGATCGTGATCGCGCGCAAGATGCCGCGCGATCGCGCGGCGCTCGACGCGATCCACGCGCTCGCGAAGCGGCCCGAGCTCGCGCCCGCGATCCTCGAAGCGGTCGCGCGCGGCCTCGACGCGCGCGAGGTGCCGCGCGACGAGCTCGATCTGCTGCGTCCTCCTGCGCCGCCCTTCGAGCAGCGCGAGCGTCGCAAGCGCATCGAGACGGCGCTCACGACGTGGCGCAAGGCCGAGGCCGACGCGCGCGGCGTGAACGTGCAGGTCGTGCTGCCGGGGCACTGCCTCCGCGATCTCGCGGGGCGCGCGCCCAGCGACGAGCGCGAGCTCCTCGACGTCCCCGGCTTCGGTGCGTGCCGCGTCGAGCGCTACGGGCGCGTGGTGATCCAGATCGTCAAGGGAGCTTGA
- a CDS encoding NAD(P)-binding domain-containing protein, whose product MSTPIGVIGGGGFGVGLARAIARNGRTATLWSRRDGEVGERIEPTRDIAALGRCELIFVSVPSMHVAKVAEQLGRHLDGRHLLVHVSRGLVGEELRTVSRVLRELTPARRVGCLAGPISAKSIAEGVPGGGIVGTGFPEVADALREAIAGPTLRLYQTEDVVGVEVSAALVGLLALAIGYAQEMGINPAALAILATRGMVETARIGVSLGADDRTFAGVAGYGDLIAAVAGDERPELELGRALGRGLTLQQAGEHAGAYIEGVTIARRVQRHAMRRGIEVPIIEALADALDGKLTPTGVIERLMSRRSKRE is encoded by the coding sequence ATGAGCACGCCCATCGGAGTGATCGGAGGAGGCGGCTTCGGCGTCGGGCTCGCGCGCGCGATCGCGCGCAACGGGCGGACCGCGACGCTGTGGAGCCGGCGCGACGGCGAGGTCGGCGAGCGCATCGAGCCGACGCGCGATATCGCCGCGCTCGGGCGCTGCGAGCTGATCTTCGTGTCGGTGCCCTCGATGCACGTCGCGAAGGTCGCGGAGCAGCTCGGCAGGCACCTCGACGGGCGGCACCTGCTCGTGCACGTCAGCCGCGGTCTCGTCGGCGAGGAGCTGCGCACGGTGAGCCGCGTGCTGCGCGAGCTGACGCCGGCGCGTCGCGTGGGATGCCTCGCGGGGCCGATCTCTGCGAAGTCGATCGCGGAGGGTGTGCCCGGAGGCGGCATCGTGGGCACCGGCTTCCCCGAGGTCGCGGACGCGCTGCGCGAAGCGATCGCGGGACCGACGCTGCGCCTCTATCAGACCGAGGACGTCGTCGGCGTCGAGGTGAGCGCGGCGCTCGTCGGGCTCCTCGCGCTCGCGATCGGCTACGCGCAGGAGATGGGGATCAACCCAGCGGCGCTCGCGATCCTCGCGACGCGCGGGATGGTCGAGACCGCGCGCATCGGCGTGTCGCTGGGCGCCGACGATCGCACGTTCGCGGGCGTCGCGGGCTACGGCGATCTGATCGCGGCGGTCGCGGGCGACGAGCGCCCCGAGCTCGAGCTCGGGCGCGCGCTGGGACGCGGGCTGACCCTGCAGCAGGCGGGCGAGCACGCGGGCGCGTACATCGAGGGCGTGACCATCGCGCGACGCGTGCAGCGCCACGCGATGCGCCGCGGGATCGAGGTGCCGATCATCGAGGCGCTCGCGGACGCGCTCGACGGCAAGCTCACGCCGACCGGCGTCATCGAGCGGCTGATGTCGCGTCGCTCGAAGCGCGAGTAA
- a CDS encoding alpha/beta fold hydrolase: MRVRTSDGHELSVRTIGEGRLPVLFVHGWMVSSSVWDEMLEAMQPRDQRWILPDLRGTGASDRPSQGHGIEQHAEDLIAVADAVGASRFAIVGHSMGGQLAQLLAARHPDRVLGVVLLSPVPASGIPLPPEVVELFSTCAGDRAKQTGILGAACKDLSEASRERLLEHSLQTSDAAIREGFDSWRAGGFAHELAAVRAPVLCVACDDPFLPPEFLRATVVDPIARGTLVHLPGPGHYLPNERPRETAAIVAAFLAALPTDA; this comes from the coding sequence ATGCGGGTACGAACGAGCGACGGTCACGAGCTCTCGGTGCGGACGATCGGCGAAGGGCGCCTGCCCGTGCTGTTCGTGCACGGGTGGATGGTCTCGAGCAGCGTCTGGGACGAGATGCTCGAGGCGATGCAGCCGCGCGACCAGCGGTGGATCCTCCCGGATCTGCGAGGCACGGGCGCGTCCGATCGACCCTCGCAGGGGCACGGGATCGAGCAGCACGCCGAGGATCTGATCGCGGTCGCGGATGCGGTGGGCGCATCGCGGTTCGCGATCGTCGGGCACAGCATGGGCGGTCAGCTCGCCCAGCTCCTCGCGGCGCGCCACCCCGATCGCGTGCTCGGCGTGGTGCTGCTCTCGCCGGTGCCCGCGTCGGGCATCCCGCTCCCGCCCGAGGTGGTCGAGCTCTTCTCGACGTGCGCCGGCGACCGCGCAAAGCAGACGGGCATCCTCGGCGCGGCGTGCAAGGACCTCTCGGAGGCGAGCCGCGAGCGCCTGCTCGAGCACTCCCTCCAGACGAGCGACGCCGCGATCCGCGAAGGCTTCGACTCGTGGCGCGCCGGTGGCTTCGCGCACGAGCTCGCCGCCGTGCGCGCGCCGGTGCTCTGCGTCGCGTGCGACGATCCGTTCCTGCCGCCGGAGTTCCTGCGCGCGACGGTCGTGGATCCGATCGCGCGCGGCACCCTCGTGCACCTTCCGGGGCCGGGGCACTACCTGCCGAACGAGCGCCCGCGCGAGACCGCGGCGATCGTCGCAGCGTTCCTCGCCGCGCTGCCGACCGATGCCTGA
- a CDS encoding 1-acyl-sn-glycerol-3-phosphate acyltransferase, which yields MAKSPVRTVKHLLTRPIRLPRLTPYVPAPDDPTIFWFNSERDDIIREVTRRCVERHVHEQRPLEYVLNEVAHEEVKRLESQRDDEARDSLGFWRGTMRRVGRMSESEKKETLRLICERMAWDIAGNFDPRIYQFATRAVPPLLTGVMKPSALPEDLMTMASGTHVVDEMLRTEGDIDRLKRLAKRGTLVFVPTHSSNLDSIALGYALMREGLPPVVYGAGKNLFTNPIISFFMHNLGAYRVDRRIRAALYKDVLKTYSCVMIERGYHSLFFPGGTRSRSGMLERKLKLGLAGTAIEAFSRNRVRGIARPVFFVPTTINYGLVLEAETLVEDWLKEAGKARYIIEDDEFSQLDRWLAFFRRVAQMESACVIRFGRPLDPFGNAVDDDGGSLTPDGRVIDPGTYVQFRGVPTIEPRRDAEYTREMGQVLVGEFERDTVLMSTQIVAHALFRRLVRATPGVDLFGRLRHRGEVTVRRDDLAREVGQMRERLRDLASRGEVHLSELADRGDATTLIDRVFAAWNGYHRRTIVIEHDGQITAEDPTMLLYYQNRLVPYAERVAGEGDLAAAREIARLG from the coding sequence GTGGCGAAGAGCCCCGTGCGCACGGTGAAGCACCTTCTGACCCGGCCGATCCGGCTTCCACGGCTCACGCCCTACGTTCCAGCGCCGGACGATCCGACGATCTTCTGGTTCAACAGCGAGCGCGACGACATCATCCGCGAGGTCACGCGCCGCTGCGTCGAGCGTCACGTGCACGAGCAGCGCCCGCTCGAGTACGTGCTCAACGAGGTCGCGCACGAAGAGGTGAAGCGGCTCGAGTCGCAGCGCGACGACGAGGCGCGCGACTCGCTCGGCTTCTGGCGCGGCACGATGCGCCGCGTCGGCCGCATGAGCGAGAGCGAGAAGAAGGAGACGCTCCGGCTCATCTGCGAGCGCATGGCGTGGGACATCGCGGGCAACTTCGATCCGCGCATCTACCAGTTCGCCACGCGCGCGGTGCCGCCGCTGCTCACCGGCGTGATGAAGCCGTCGGCGCTGCCCGAGGATCTCATGACGATGGCGAGCGGCACGCACGTCGTCGACGAGATGCTGCGCACCGAGGGCGACATCGATCGCCTGAAGCGCCTCGCGAAGCGCGGCACGCTGGTGTTCGTCCCGACGCACTCGTCGAACCTCGACTCGATCGCGCTCGGGTACGCGCTGATGCGCGAGGGACTCCCGCCCGTCGTGTACGGCGCGGGCAAGAACCTCTTCACGAACCCGATCATCAGCTTCTTCATGCACAACCTCGGCGCGTACCGCGTGGATCGCCGCATCCGCGCGGCGCTCTACAAGGACGTGCTGAAGACGTACTCGTGCGTGATGATCGAGCGCGGGTACCACTCGCTCTTCTTCCCGGGCGGCACGCGCAGCCGCTCGGGGATGCTCGAGCGCAAGCTGAAGCTCGGCCTCGCGGGCACCGCGATCGAGGCGTTCTCGCGCAACCGCGTGCGCGGCATCGCGCGGCCCGTGTTCTTCGTGCCGACGACGATCAACTACGGGCTCGTGCTCGAGGCCGAGACGCTCGTCGAGGACTGGCTGAAGGAAGCCGGCAAGGCGCGCTACATCATCGAGGACGACGAGTTCTCGCAGCTCGATCGCTGGCTCGCGTTCTTCCGGCGCGTCGCGCAGATGGAGAGCGCGTGCGTGATCCGCTTCGGGCGCCCGCTCGATCCGTTCGGCAACGCGGTCGACGACGACGGTGGCTCGCTGACGCCCGACGGGCGCGTGATCGATCCCGGCACCTACGTGCAGTTCCGCGGCGTGCCCACGATCGAGCCGCGGCGCGACGCCGAGTACACGCGCGAGATGGGGCAGGTGCTGGTCGGCGAGTTCGAGCGCGACACCGTGCTGATGTCGACGCAGATCGTCGCGCACGCGCTGTTCCGGCGGCTCGTGCGCGCGACGCCGGGGGTCGATCTGTTCGGTCGGCTGCGCCATCGCGGCGAGGTCACCGTGCGTCGCGACGATCTCGCGCGCGAGGTCGGGCAGATGCGCGAGCGGCTGCGTGATCTCGCGTCGCGCGGCGAGGTGCACCTCAGCGAGCTCGCGGATCGCGGGGACGCGACGACGCTGATCGATCGCGTGTTCGCCGCGTGGAACGGCTACCACCGGCGCACGATCGTGATCGAGCACGACGGGCAGATCACCGCCGAGGACCCGACGATGTTGCTCTACTACCAGAACCGCCTCGTGCCCTACGCGGAGCGCGTCGCGGGCGAAGGCGATCTCGCGGCGGCGCGGGAGATCGCTCGGCTGGGCTGA
- a CDS encoding response regulator — translation MADFSCLVVEDSPMMRQLLVFALARVKRVAVTEAEDGVDALRKLASNRYDLILTDINMPIMDGLKLVKRIRSDAQHANVPIIIITTEGSTEDRQRAMALGANAYITKPIQAPQVIQKVKELLKLE, via the coding sequence ATGGCTGATTTCTCGTGTCTCGTCGTCGAGGACTCGCCCATGATGAGGCAGCTCCTCGTCTTCGCGCTGGCCCGCGTGAAGCGTGTCGCCGTGACGGAGGCGGAGGACGGCGTCGATGCGCTCCGGAAGCTCGCGTCGAACCGCTACGACCTGATCCTGACGGACATCAACATGCCGATCATGGACGGGCTCAAGCTCGTGAAGCGGATCCGCTCGGACGCGCAGCACGCGAACGTGCCGATCATCATCATCACGACCGAGGGCTCGACCGAGGACCGGCAGCGCGCGATGGCGCTCGGCGCGAACGCCTACATCACCAAGCCAATCCAAGCGCCGCAGGTGATCCAGAAGGTCAAAGAGCTGCTCAAGCTCGAGTGA